One Hylaeus volcanicus isolate JK05 chromosome 8, UHH_iyHylVolc1.0_haploid, whole genome shotgun sequence genomic window, GCATTCTGGACATAAATATGAGCgaagtaatatatatatttatttgtaggtTTCCGCATTGGAAGGTCATTTATGTAAAACTGAAgaacaaattaatagtttGCTTCGTAAACTAAATCACGCAAATGATACAATACGTACTTTGCAGCAAGAGGTAGATAACAAATATATGATTTTGTtctgatttaaatttttacattcaattaaaCAGAAGTGTTTTACAGTTAAAAGATAGAGACATGGCGTTAAATCAACGTTTGATAGATAAACAAAGAGtgaagcaaaaatataataccaAAATGCAAGTGGAAACTGACAAAATGAATAGAGAATTAGAAGTAAAGTTACGTCAGCAACGTGAACAGTTACAGGTAATAGAATGAAGTAATTTTGCCaaatattagtatattaatTAGACATATATAGTTTTTATGaagttttgttattttcttagAATCAAATGAAGGAAAAGGAAGATAAATTGAGACTGGTCAAACAAATTCTAGTCGATGATAATGGTATTTCCACGCCTGTTGCTTCCAAAGATCGAGTTCCTGCTACACCTGCCTCGGAAGCGCCTACAAAAATGACGGATGCTCGATCGCGAAGGGTCGGTTGTCTCtaatttttccttgtttttgtatttgtttaaaaacatatagtttcaatgaattttgtCCCCAGGATAAAATTACTGTTTCAAATCTAAGGCATAGACGCTCACAAAGTGCTGACAGATGGGTTGATCACAGACCAGGAGCACTTGTTCCTCTGGGAACTGTATTTCAACCATTAATGCGTAGGAGACGTAGTATTACACAACTTACAGATCCAAAAGAGATTACGGATGGTGCATCTAGATATTGTCTCGTCGCGCAAGAACACGACACGGATGGTGAACTCGAAACAAAGCTGTACAAGGTAGTTTGATTGCGAATAAATCCAAAGTGTGTGTGtatgatattataaaatgtatgatTATCATATTAGGGAGATATATTACCAACTAGTGGAGGAGGTGCACAAGTTGTATTTAATGATATGGAATGTTTAAAGCAATTATCTCCGAAGGCAAGAAAACGCAGCGGCCCGCaagatacaaataatataaatgaaataggaACGCCAAATCATTCATGTACACTCGTGGAAGCTCATTCGAAGAGGCCACGGGTGGTAAATTAACGAATAGACGTagtaatatgtaatttataatcaagttgTGTCGAGTTTTGTGTATTGCAGtattgatttaataatttattaaataatacaattcatCAAAGGAAAAGATGATATGTAAGAAGTCATGTAGTACatcaagtattatatatttcttttatacacattttatataattataatggaatccttcctttttaaatttgtaaataataaatatacattcaattaataaagtaatcTAAAATATAGAACttgtgtaaaaaaataaatttttatgttttacacAATTTATAGAGAAGTTCGTAAATAGCGTGTAagcttaaaatattaaattgcagGGTGCGTGTCTAAACACCATGAAGCTattcatgtaaaatatatgcctataaaattaagtatttgTGCATGTATGTATAACATTCTTAACATATTTTACCAAACtttttaatactttcattagcgttgtatttaattataaacgttGCCTCCGTAGTTGATTATCTAATTGTGCTAACTGACGAAGGAAGCCATCATTTGGTTGAATACAACGCTTTTTGCGAACTATTCGGACAGCATCAACAgctaacatttctttttttatcatcaAATATGCTAATACACATGTTGCACTGCGTGATATTCCTAACATGCAGTGTACAAAAGCTTTacctaaagaaaaaatatccaaagatAAATAAGACagttttacatatttacatatctttgattttataatgctttattttttttatttgttactaaATGATTACAAAGTTACCTCCTGTAGAGACAGCTTCATCAATAAAATCTGCAGCAGTATAAAAGTACTTGCTAATATCTGTAGTAAACAAATCTGCAAGTGGTAAACCAAGATACCTTATTGTTGTATCTTGATAATAAGATTTATCTGTATTTACAAATCCAAATCTGTTTCCTTCAGCAGAATTCAACAAATGCGTTATGCCTAACATTTTAAggtaattcttattttttgcTGTAGCCctatgaaatattatgtatgaattatttacaaacaataaCTTGTATtctaaaaaacatttcacaATACTTACGCATCACCAATGTATATTCCAGGATACACTTCATCGCAATCAATACAATGTTGAGCACGGTAATATTGAAGATTGTCCTTATTAGGATCGAATCCTGGTAGTGGTTCATTATCTGTATACGTGGTATGTAAAGTCTCTTTTAAGCGACGTTCAGTAGTTTCACCATCAGCTAAATGTTTCTGGAAGTCCTAACAACACAGTTCTTGTTACAAAATGTAATcttcattgatattttataattataaataaataaatattaatttatgtttgtattttacaaaaatttcagcaaattaCAAgtttaaaaggaaataatcACTAAAATTTGACTTgttacaaaaatcaaaatttttgttgattcacttgataattataaattttaatagtaatttcaCAGGAAAATATTATACCCGATCTCTGTCTCTCCATGTGCTTCGCATCGTGTATAGTGACTAAACTCAACTAAACTTAAAAAGAACCCGGGAAAGAAAGCGATACTGTTGGTCGTcgcgtatatttatttttaaatgttcttaCGAAATGTTGGACAAGCCAAATGTAGTTTCTTGTATCATGACAAAGAGGCATAAAGAAACGGTTACGAAGCGATAGAAGaaaatcttaaaatataaGACACAAATAATATTGTCATTCATGATATAAACTTACATTTGTCTGATTGCTCTCCATCATTAGAGGTTATTCAGAAATTTGCAAATCTCATTAAATGTAACAattgagaaataataaaacgttcTATCATATAATACtgtacgaaatattttttcctctATTTTAACGCATTTATTACATCATAAGTGCATACTGGTGCATACCtagtgtatacatatacttatCTATGTACATCTTCATtgttacatatatacatacatacatacatacatacatacatacatacacatgtACATAAATAGATCAACTGTCACACATTACAAAAAGCTAACATGTggtatttaaacaattatttatttacatatacattttttttttatgtacagtTTAGCGCATAATgatgattttgaaataataataaaaaatacataacatATTATGATGAAAAGCATTTCCATACATCtaacttttacaaaatacaatttttcgaagcaataatttaagattttagCACCAAATGATTTTTCCAAATTGCATTTCCAGTGTTGAatgcattcaatatttttatataaatatactttcgtaatgaaaaaattgacgtatcattttatgaataaaatattacaaaataaaatttgtatcgccTACACAAATAGTTTCTTGATAAAAAATCTaattcgaagaatttattttgaagatagaatattcttttatatggaaaaaagaaatatacaaaatctatattaatttatcaatcttcgttacatttttagttaatttgtTACgagcaataattttaaaagatgttAAAATGTcaggtaaataaattaaataatttctaatttccgATAActgaacgaaataaaaaatgttggaactCGACAATGAGTCATGACGACATCGTACATGAGAGCCAAGGAAGTATGGCGATGATGCGCGGTCGGTGTGCGATCTTTTGTTGATTTCGTTTAAAGGTGGATGTGGATAGTGTTTGCAGTGTCCAAGAGTTTGATTATAATATAAGTTAAGAGCACAATTTTTTAGGACAATGAGTTTTTTTAGCAAAGTATTCGGTGGTAAAAAGGAATCGCCCACTTTGTCGACGGCCGAggcgatacaaaaattacgcGAAACAGAAGATATGTTGATTAAGAAACAAGATTTCcttgaaagtaaaatagaTCTTGAAATTCAGGTTGCcaagaaaaatggaacgaaaaaCAGGAGAGGTATCTACGATCATTTTTGATTTCGTTATCATTGTTTACGGACAATACTCCACGAGTAAGGTCACTTGTCATTATGacgtttctttattatatagGGTGATTCTAGGAACTGTGGCGTagcgtatttattttctaagttaaaatataaaaaatttgaatggaTATATATTATGTGTCTGATTTAGAATTGTCTGCCTGTGATCGTACTTTGTTCGCACATTCTGTATTGCATTAGTAAAGAAAATGTAGTCACAAGAGTTTATGTGGATTTCATTCGAACACATGTTTTGATTTTAACTTAGAAGAGAACTACATTATAGTTGTTTGTATTAAGTTGTTAATTGTTTAAGTAATACAAGAGAATAAGATGttaataaagatttattttacagCTGCAATTCAAGCTCttaaaagaaagaagcgaTACGAGAAACAATTACAACAAATTGATGGCACATTATCTACAATTGAAATGCAAAGGGAAGCACTTGAAAGTGCAAATACAAATACTGCTGTGCTTACAACAATGAAGAATGCAGCAGATGCATTAAAATCTGTTCATCAACATATGTAAGAAATTCAGttctatgaaattattacttaacTTTAATGTAGACTTTAACAAGATATCATATTTTTCTCAGGGATGTTGATCAAGTGCACGATATGATGGATGATATAGCTGAACAACAAGATGTAGCAAGAGAAATTTCTGATGCAATATCTAATCCTGTAGCATTTGGTCAAGATATAGACGAAGAAGAACTAGAGAAGGAACTGGAAGAACTTGAACAAGAACAACTTGACCAGGAATTGCTTGGTATCGAACCTACAGATGAACTTCCAAATGTTCCAGCTACTACACTTCCAGCTGCACCAGCCAGGACTCGTACAAGtagtattcataattttttgtgaaatgtattattatataatagtttgtccctacatttatttttttcttatttagaaGCCAAACCAGAAGAAGACGATGATTTGAAAGAATTAGAAGCATGGGCATCATAAAGTGGTATCACAAtacttctaaaataaattttattacacgcTGATAGCTAAAATTAAGTACACATTGTGCAAGAACTCAATAATGTTACATGAATCGTTACTTTcaggaatttatattatgtaattatttcaaagtaaatattgcagtattttttcatgtacagTTTAAAACATTgatcaaaataataatgaagcttttataaaaatgagaTTGCTTTTTATGCATAAAGTAAAAACATCTTTACTGACGTACAAAGAAGCTTCACAAATAATAGTAAGCAAGTGTTTTACTTGTATATAAGTTAGtcaatataattatagtaaaaatacaaattacgaCAAACAGGTATACAGGATGtctcaaaaatattgtaacaccttgaaagaggtggttcggggggtgatttgaaacaactttttccttaccgaaaatgttgtcagagatttcgttgaagagatattaacggaaaccactgaccaatcagagcgcgaggatgccgatggagcgctcgcggtagcgtatgagcgcggccgcttatcgcgtagcctaccctcaaccggcatactcgcgttctgattggtcggggttttcgcttaatatctccttaacgaaacctcgaacaacattttcgctaaggaaaaagttgtttcaaatcacctcctgaaccacccctttcaaggtgttacaacatttttgggacaccctatataatttacagataaaacatactggtaaataattatatatcaaatttatatttgcaatgTAAAAAGTGATAAGtcacaaaatatattgttgctTTTTGGACTTAAATGTCATTCTAATGTATATATGCATAACATATTTTGGAAAGTAGCATATTGTTCAAACTGTTAAATGACCACTTAAACcttgtataaatgtatttgctataaataaattcattcaaatgtatattaatctagtataattgcaaatactgcaaaaatttaaaaaaatgttacaattaaaaattgacatgctttctaattttaatttctaatgttACATACACTTTATtagtaacaattaaaaaaactatGAATATTgaagttaatatatttttattgcataaatttaaatcgaatacTTCTgtgtaaatatcaaataaaatattgtacgaataaaaagaagcaACTAAATTATATCCTAACTAGCAGTCTCAGGAGGAAATGGCATAACTTTGTTTCTTCATGTTTGATTGTTTATTACATATACAAGCAAATAAATCAAACTAGATttgtcgtttatttaaaatttttatttttatcgacacATTGAATTTAAGGAAtctgtttttataaaacatcTATACTTTAAGCTTAGATGTTCACAAATACACAAGAACAAtataagtattatatttagaacattacaaaattataaatgattgaagtaaataatttgaacaattCAACAACGACAGGAAATCTCAAaaagtaaaatgttattatattttggctaatatttcaagaaaataataaaaattattaacgagacACGTCACTCTCATAAGTAATAACAGGGGTAggagtatattttttgtttattttattacttaatgCAGGTATAGGTAAAGGATGAATGTGAGGTTTAGCAGGAAATCTGGTGCCAGCGATATCGATCTCGTAACGGGCTGTCGGATCCATTATAAAATCTGTTGTAACAATATTTGCATCAGGTTGCATGTGCTTTGGACTAGGAGAACTGATAAAACCAAGGCAAATATGCTTTTCTGTTGCAAAACCGTACCTATAAATTCAATTCGTAAATAATTTGATgtcagaaataaaagtatattgcattattaatcaTCATGAACATTTACCCTGCTGATGTAACAGTTCCTACAAATTCATTGTTTCGATAAACAGGCTCACCACCCCAGGGCCATACATCTTTGTTTATATCCAGTTCATTAACGACAAATAATACTAATCGTTTTGTCACACCTTGTTCTTTCTGATGTTGTAAAGCAAATTTcccaataaaatattctttctgtGGCAACAATGATCACGTTAGcgaaaacttttaaaatgttatatcTATAGTAATCTAAATAACTATAAAACTAAGTATGATATTAATTCTATCAAGATGAAGAAATCATACTAACAATAAGACAAATCTACTTACATTTAGTTTTACACTGTATCCAAATCCAGCTTCATACGGAGTAACAAATGGTGTTAATTCTTCAGCCCAGAAAGGAATAAACCTTTCTATTCGCATGAAACGTTGTGTGAGTACACCTACATCTCGAACACCATAATCTTTGCCTACTTCCATTAACCTAGAGTATACGTGAAGTGCATACTCTGTAGGtatgtataaacaataacCAGATTCACCGGTATTTGTGAATGACATTATCATTACATCAGAAGCATATGCTACATTTGCAGTCTGttaacattataattattcacaaaattatattggaaaatacgtgaaattatatatttattgatcaagtaattaatattgatagTATTATTATGTACCTTATATGTGAATGGAGAAAGATTAATGTTAGAATTCGACAGTTCTGACAATAGTCCTGTTGCTTTAGGTCCTACTAAGTTAATAACAGTATACTTTGAAGTTACATCATTAAGGCCTACCGAGTGATCTGCTGGTAAATGTCTATGCGACAAAGTAGTCCTTTTAGGAAAGTGATCTATGTGATTGTAAATAGTACcgagatatattttattacctcGACATCCATTGGTAAATGCGTGTTTGTTGTGATGTAGGCGAAACCATAAAGTAACTATTTTCTGACTGTCTCACTAAGAGACAATCATTTTCATATCCACCTCTTTCATTTTGCATTCCTGTGTGCACTATACCACCAACTGGTATATTTGCGTCATTAGAACATAATTGCTGAAGATATTCTACAACTTCCCAATGACTAGACTGTGAACATATATGTGATTACataaaaacgtttaaaaatagtcACATTTTGCATACTcactttaattttgattttagaaaatgaacTCATATCTATGATTCCTACTCCTTCTTTACATgctaaaaattcttcttttataaaatcaaagaaCTTGGGTTTGTAAAAGCTTCCTGGTGGCATGACTGGCTTCTTTTGTCctccttttaattaaattaattgcagtTTATTCGCTTGAACGTAACatgagagaaaaaagaactaACGACTATTCCCTTACTTCTATAAGTCGAATCAAAATAAAGCGGTCGCTCATAAGCCATTTTGACACCAAAAATTGCACCTCTATCTTCGAGAACAGAATATAAAGGCGAACAGCGTAACTTTCGAGCATATTTATACTCGCATTGATGAGGATATAGGATTGCATAATTTCTACCAACTATTTCCTTTGTTCTTTGTTGTAAATACTGTTTACTGCTATGTAAGTCTAGAAATCTCTGTACATTGAAGGGAAGTAATTCTTGCGTAGATTCACCATTTATTAAGCACTCTGCAACTTCTTTACCTATTCCTCCTGCCCCTAATAAAAGCAGTTCATAAgattaatatgaaaatatacttcaaaaattcgCCAATTTCTTTACCTTGTAAAGAATTTCCATTCATGCCAACAGCAACAAAATAGTTTTTTACTTCTGGACTCTCTCCTAATATCCACCTACCATCCGGTGTAAAATTATCAGGACAGTTATATACATCTGGTTTGATGTCCTTTAAAATTGGTAGCCTATGTACCACTTTATCCCATAGTGGTGTCCAATGTGATGGATCATTTTTAAGATAATTTTTCCAGTTTTTTGTAGGAACAGTACCATTTTCAAACGCAGGTTTTGATTCTGGTTCAAACCAGCCAACTAGTAAACTTTCTGTAATATGGAAaatctgtatattttattatctggTCAACATATACAGAAAATTCTTAGTgtgaataataaactttataagGCTTAAATAaagagttttccaaaaggaaCTTTATGTACTACTATAGTATGGTATAGTCACGATGGACACGTAAACGATATTATCTTCcaaatttgtgttttattatgtaACAAAACCATATAGTCCCTTTTGGAAAAGcctttaaaatatgtataataattataatacaaaacgaaatttacgTATTACCGTGCCATTCTCTCATGTAAGAGTGTGAATCAAAATCTCGTATACATGGTAAagttgtatttgaatttggTGGAAAAGGATAAGCAATTGCATAAAAATGTTCAGCTGGGTATGCTGGAATTCTAACTGGTGGACTGCATCGTAAGCCTAATTCGCGTGCCCACTGTTTAGTAAATTTTGGACAATGATGTAATGATTAATAATGGtatgaaaatgttgtaaacagtaaatgaaaaacataatATTGCATGAAAAACTGATTTTACCATTCCTGCACAGTTGACAAAATATTCGCATAAAATTACACCATGTTCAGTTTTTACACTTTTCACAGCTCCATTCTCAGTGTGTACTTCTTctattctacaattttcaatatatctCGCGCCTCCAATTTTCGCTAATTTAGCTAAGACATTACAGATTGCGCTAGAATCGGCTACTGCATCTTCAGGTACCCAGATTGCACCTTCAATGTCCTCAATATTCAAATAAGGATGTAATTGTTTGAGTTGTTCTCTTCCCAATACCTAATCAATTTATCAATCATTAAAAGTCCATTGTATTTCTacttcaattttaacatttaataaaaaaaaaattgtacttcgCAGTATAAACCGGTAGGGACATTATAAGCCATTCTTCGTTTTAAAGCTATCATTCTGTCTTTGCTTTGAGCTAAGTTTATGCTACCGCATTGTTTTAGTCCAATATCGTATCCCATTTCATGTAGTtgttgatataatttaatactgtAGGAAATCAAATTTCTATGCGATATTGGTTTAAAAAGACCAAGCGTGCCTGAACCAAAGTGAGATGTTCCGGTTCCAATTctgcaacaaaaatttctttaatcttcCTACATTTGTtgataaaagttttaaatataatcaataGTACGTTACTTGctattgaaatgaaaattttgtgttgTCTTGATACAAAGTATACAATACTATGAATACAAAAGTCTATAGTGTTAATACAGTGAATGATGATTTATCATCCATTGTTCTATCTATAATTTATCCTATTTGACAAATTAACGTATACCTATCTTGTTCTAGGACGAGTATGTCATTCCATCCATTAATAACAAGATGATAAGCGACTGAATTGGCAACTGTTCCCGCGCCCGCAATAACAATTTGCGATTGCGAGGGTAACATTGTTGTTTGAGATGAAAAGTAACAGACATTATCGAATTTTCTAAAACTCTTGTGTTTCTTAATTTGCCCAACtgtaaatattccatttttataGGTTATATCAGtcgaataatttctgttaGCATTCAAGGTTTTTTTCTTTAGGAATGGTAAATAAACGCATTTTAAGTATACGTGTCTCAGCATTAAATTAtgattagaataataattatgttggTTTGTTTGAACGTTTAGACGGAGAAGTACCAAACCATCTGGATTGTTGGAGCATATATGTACTTAAATATACGTTCTATTTATATACGTTTTATCGTATTTCATATATGTTCTAGagattacaataaaatatattaatttacaatattttctactgtcaataaaatataattaaaagtttcagaactAGAAGTGGTTATTGAAGTACGTTCTAATCTTAATTATCTATTGTGCGAATTCACTCATGAATTGTCTTTGATTAAAACATGTCTATAATGTACGTACACTATTGGAATTTGTTAATTTGCATGTCTATAAATATGCGTTATATTCGTTACGTAGCATGAGATAACTTATAACGATCgtataatgtattaaaaatattttgatcattataaaaaagtgatactgtataaattttatatacattgtcATTGATTACATAATTCATTATTGTAATTGCTAAAAACcgtgtacattttaaaaataatattacgcCCCAACACGatatatcgatcgatcgtcaaGATATTTCAATTCGAGAATCGATAcgataaaaagtttatttcaaattaaaaccGCCGCGCCGCATTCAGACATCCCAACTGTTCATTTTAGTTGTTCATCACGatcttcgatttttattattaaaatgatatttataacaaatttaagtGTTTCTAGTTGAAATCTAACGGCGACAAAATCTTTCGTTATGTGGTTTGTACTGTTGACTGTTTACATCTTTGAAATATTGTGTATCTTTGTATTCGTAGTGTATTGCGTAGTCGCGTTCCTTCTAGTAAtggtaagaatatttttcattcgttgcaATTGCGTATACTTTGaactaattaataatattatcgataatacGACGAAGTATCAAACTCGGACGGAGGAATTAAGAAAATGCGTAAGTTTAATACAGTCCTTTTACTTGTAAATGCTACAAGATCGTACACGTTGGATCTATAATTTCCAtcggtaatttaaattatatatcttAGGTCGTGTTTCAAAACGAAAACTTAGAAACGGAATTCCCAGTCGAGGTCagttataaacattattttccaataaaaacaTACTACTAACCATGGTGTTGGTACATTACATTTAAGATTCCATATTGACAATTTAATCGATCGTTTCAGGGTCACGAGAGTGTGGACGATAAATTGGAAGTGTTAACGGAAAAACTTACGGAGAAGGAACGTACGGTGAGAGTCGATAATTTCATAGGAATCTTTTTAAGTAAACAtgcaaaatatcattattttcttgaCGAATATAGTTACAGCGATCGCattgcgaaataaaaaatgcggAAAGGGTTCTGACCGATTTGGAGAAGAAAACGTCGACTTGTCGAGACCGATATAGATCGTTGATGACCGAGTTGAAGAAGGATGTTCAAAAAACGGAGGAAGAGGCTAGACGGATTACGTTTTACCCGCGAAAACTTGAGTAATTTATAGTTTAACGTGATTTTACGCATTTTACAGgtgaaaatgttacaaaatcaaatttcgaGTTTGTCTGTTCGACGAGAGGTCCTTAGGAACGAAGCAATAaaggtaaacaattttataaaaataaaaaaaattaagtaaaaaattattgtattaaataataattgatgtCAATATTGCAGCAACAAGAGGAGTATCAGAAAATGCTGAACAATTTTACCAAGGAgctagaaaacaaaaatgcatTGTTTTGTAGGTTTACAAGATATACTTACTAACGTTTTCCTGTTTTTCTTAACATTGATCCATCACTTTAATTGGTTGCAGCTTCGAGCAGCGAAAAGTCAAGACATCCTCGTGTGAGTTCTCTCgctttacaatgaaaaatttcactgTATCTCTAgatgtgtatacatatagtgatttttcattaactGTTCGCAGTGTTGTTTTTCGTATTAAAAGGCAAAAGATTGG contains:
- the LOC128881235 gene encoding uncharacterized protein LOC128881235 isoform X1, giving the protein MWFVLLTVYIFEILCIFVFVVYCVVAFLLVMVRIFFIRCNCVYFELINNIIDNTTKYQTRTEELRKCVVFQNENLETEFPVEGHESVDDKLEVLTEKLTEKERTLQRSHCEIKNAERVLTDLEKKTSTCRDRYRSLMTELKKDVQKTEEEVKMLQNQISSLSVRREVLRNEAIKQQEEYQKMLNNFTKELENKNALFSSSSEKSRHPRVSSLALQ
- the LOC128881235 gene encoding uncharacterized protein LOC128881235 isoform X2 encodes the protein MWFVLLTVYIFEILCIFVFVVYCVVAFLLVMVRIFFIRCNCVYFELINNIIDNTTKYQTRTEELRKCVVFQNENLETEFPVEGHESVDDKLEVLTEKLTEKERTLQRSHCEIKNAERVLTDLEKKTSTCRDRYRSLMTELKKDVQKTEEEVKMLQNQISSLSVRREVLRNEAIKQQEEYQKMLNNFTKELENKNALFSSSSEKSRHPRCCFSY